A genomic window from Candidatus Zixiibacteriota bacterium includes:
- a CDS encoding nucleotidyltransferase domain-containing protein yields MPRRVKIDISPFGSGSGIGDALFPKVRRKVLTLFLLNPEKRFYFREAVRLLGDTPGSLQRELRSLTSAGILLMEPIGIQKFYRANPESPVFGELKAIAEKTFGVADIIRDILRAESKGRIKMAWIYGSVAKGHDTSSSDIDLMVIGSLDFRELISILKPVEEQMRRPINPTLYSESEFQKKVQDKNHFLLNVLESDKLFVLGNENDLTRLAH; encoded by the coding sequence ATGCCCAGAAGAGTCAAAATCGATATTTCCCCTTTTGGGTCGGGCTCTGGTATCGGGGATGCGCTCTTTCCCAAGGTCCGGCGGAAAGTCCTGACTTTATTCCTCCTGAACCCAGAGAAGAGGTTTTACTTCAGAGAGGCCGTCCGGCTGCTGGGTGATACACCGGGATCTCTTCAGCGTGAGTTGAGATCGCTCACATCCGCCGGGATTCTCTTGATGGAACCAATTGGCATCCAGAAATTCTACCGCGCCAATCCCGAGTCTCCCGTCTTTGGCGAGCTCAAGGCAATCGCTGAGAAGACGTTTGGTGTAGCCGACATAATTCGCGACATCCTACGGGCAGAGAGCAAGGGACGAATCAAGATGGCGTGGATATATGGCTCCGTCGCCAAGGGCCACGACACAAGTTCAAGTGATATCGACCTCATGGTGATCGGTTCTCTGGACTTTCGAGAGTTGATCTCGATATTGAAACCGGTCGAAGAACAGATGCGGCGGCCGATCAATCCGACGCTGTATTCAGAAAGTGAGTTTCAGAAGAAGGTTCAAGACAAGAATCATTTTCTCTTGAACGTACTAGAATCCGACAAGTTATTCGTGCTGGGAAATGAGAATGACCTTACAAGATTGGCTCATTAG